The DNA region CAATGCCGGGGATCTGATTCAGGTGTCGGTCGTGTACGAATCGCTCTACGGCGACGCCTGGGAAGTAACGTATCCGCAAACCAGCCACCGGGAAGTGGATTAGCTTTCCGTCAACCATTTGTCCATCAGCCATTTATCAATTTGCCACTCTCTATGCACATCGAACACCTCGCGCTCTGGACCTACGAGTTGGAAGCCATGCGCCAGTTTTACGAAACCTATTTCGGCGGGACAGCGAATGACAAATACACCAACCCGCGGAAGCAATTTGAGTCATATTTTCTGACGTTCGCGAAGGGACCTCGCCTGGAACTGATGCAAATGCCGGGCATTGCCCCCAATCCGAATACTCCGACTTCACAGGCGGGTGGCTGGG from Catalinimonas alkaloidigena includes:
- a CDS encoding VOC family protein, which codes for MHIEHLALWTYELEAMRQFYETYFGGTANDKYTNPRKQFESYFLTFAKGPRLELMQMPGIAPNPNTPTSQAGGWVHVAFSVGSKEAVDALTERLRHDGYTIVGEPRTTGDGYYESVVLDPDGNRIEITE